A single region of the Kwoniella botswanensis chromosome 1, complete sequence genome encodes:
- a CDS encoding ATP-dependent RNA helicase DRS1 produces MPSDFITTIDSDDETPNYGESSVQKGKTPVKNDELDPDFEFDFSGGGRETGLDLWGGDEVKGLKNGTEPINVDDIIARRRGKPLESYADRKRKRKAVLEEEEEEEEVESEDEDEGSEDQDEGESLSDGDEDDEMSVDASGLESGSEEDNENDDEDDDEEEDEEEAGSSSDEDEETAAELARKEAFFAKDPTFTDDPTLPNSFSAMNLSRPLLRALTSLQLTSPTPIQARAIPLALQGRDILGSAVTGSGKTAAFMIPVLERLCYRDRGKGGQACRVLILCPTRELAVQCEAVGKALTEKGGLDIRFALLVGGLSLNAQAHTLRTLPDVLIATPGRLIDHLTNTPSFTLSALDVLVIDEADRMLEAGFTDELEEIIKACPRSRQTMLFSATMTDSVDELVKLSLDKPIRVFVDPKRNTAKGLIQEFVRIRSDDTRSPSLLALCKRTVREKCIIFFRSKALAHQMRIVFGLNGLKAAELHGNLTQEQRLQALNDFKAGSVDYLLATDLASRGLDIKGVETVINYDMPGQLAQYTHRVGRTARAGRKGRSISLVGEADRKMLKAAVKQSEADQVRQRIIPAEAVNAMAEKLNEIKDEIQEVLREEKEEKLLRQADMELKKGQNMVEHHDEIHSRPARTWFQSEKEKQNAKSVSKEAYVGSFPDSKDAKKAKEKEGPKRGKYDGLSRKAKRRKMAMEEDQADQQSSKSTAMAIRNAKKAARPVKITEALPKPKSTAKKSGKVGGGKRKSAFDDDSKPSKKHEGMRAKPTKVNLDKKGKGGEGKSKAKRR; encoded by the exons ATGCCTAGCGACTTCATAACAACCATCGACTCCGATGACGAAACGCCAAACTACGGTGAATCAAGTGTGCAGAAGGGTAAAACACCCGTGAAGAACGACGAGTTAGATCCGGATTTCGAATTTGATTTCAGTGGAGGGGGAAGGGAGACTGGTCTGGATTTGTGgggaggagatgaagtcAAAGGATTGAAGAATGGTacagag CCCATCAACGTGGATGACATTATCGCTAGACGGAGAGGCAAACCACTCGAATCGTATGCTGATAGGAAACGCAAGAGGAAGGCTGTcctcgaagaagaagaagaggaagaggaagtggagagcgaggatgaagatgaagggtCTGAGGATCAGGATGAGGGCGAGAGTTTaagtgatggtgatgaagatgacgagatGTCTGTTGATGCTTCTGGTCTTGAGAGTGGATCCGAGGAGGACAACGAGAACGACGATGAGGacgacgatgaggaagaagacgaagaagaagcaggatcctcatctgacgaagatgaagagactgCTGCCGAATTAGCACGAAAAGAAGCTTTCTTCGCCAAAGATCCAACATTCACCGATGATCCCACTTTACCAAACTCCTTCTCAGCTATGAATCTCTCTCGACCATTGTTACGAGCTCTCACTTCcttgcaactcacctcaccTACCCCTATCCAAGCCCGAGCCATACCTTTGGCCTTGCAAGGTCGAGATATCTTAGGTTCAGCCGTGACTGGTTCCGGTAAGACCGCAGCATTTATGATACCCGTATTAGAAAGATTGTGCTACAGAGAtagagggaaaggaggacAGGCATGTAGAGTACTGATTCTCTGTCCGACAAGAGAGTTGGCGGTACAGTGTGAAGCAGTTGGTAAAGCCTTGACTGAAAAGGGTGGATTGGATATAAGGTTCGCCCTGTTAGTTGGTGGATTATCATTGAACGCTCAAGCTCATACACTTCGAACACTTCCTGATGTACTTATCGCTACACCCGGtcgattgatcgatcatctcaccAATACACCTTCATTCACCCTTTCAGCTTTAGACGTGCTGGTCATCGACGAGGCTGATAGAATGTTAGAAGCTGGTTTCAcagatgagttggaagaaaTCATCAAAGCTTGTCCTAGATCAAGACAAACCATGTTATTCTCTGCTACCATGACCGATTCAGTGGATGAATTGGTCAAGTTGTCATTGGATAAACCAATTAGAGTATTCGTGGATCCCAAGAGAAATACCGCGAAAGGGTTGATTCAAGAGTTTGTTAGGATAAGATCGGACGATACGAGGTCTCCCAGTTTGTTGGCTCTGTGCAAAAGGACGGTCAGAGAGAAGtgtatcatcttcttcaggaGTAAAGCGTTGGCACATCAGATGAGAATTGTATTTGGATTGAATGGGTTGAAGGCTGCAGAATTACATGGTAATTTGACACAGGAGCAG CGTCTCCAAGCACTTAACGACTTCAAAGCTGGATCGGTTGATTATCTTCTCGCTACCGATTTGGCTTCTCGAGGTCTAGATATCAAAGGAGTCGAAACGGTAATCAACTACGATATGCCAGGACAATTAGCCCAATATACACATCGAGTGGGACGAACTGCAAGAGCAGGTAGGAAGGGTCGATCGATCTCGCTAGTTGGGGAAGCAGAtaggaagatgttgaaagcTGCTGTGAAACAATcggaagctgatcaagttcGACAGCGAATCATTCCGGCTGAAGCTGTCAATGCCATGGCAGAGAAGCTGaacgagatcaaagatgagatccAAGAAGTcttgagagaggagaaggaagagaagttgTTGAGACAGGCTGATATGGAGTTAAAGAAGGGTCAGAATATGGTCGAGCATCATGATGAGATTCATTCGAGACCCGCTAGAACTTGGTTCCAgagtgagaaggaaaagCAGAATGCTAAGA GTGTAAGTAAAGAAGCATATGTTGGGTCATTCCCCGATTCGAAAGACgccaagaaagccaaagagaaggaagggcCCAAGAGAGGTAAATATGATGGATTATCACGAAAGgccaaaagaagaaagatggctatggaagaagatcaagcgGATCAACAATCTTCGAAATCTACCGCAATGGCTATTCGAAATGCCAAGAAAGCTGCTAGACCAGTCAAGATCACCGAAGCTTTACCTAAACCCAAATCCACCGCGAagaaatcaggtaaagtcgGAGGTGGTAAGAGGAAATCTgcgtttgatgatgatagtaAACCATCTAAGAAACATGAGGGTATGCGTGCGAAGCCTACCAAAGTAAACTTGGATAAGAAGGGCAAAGGTGGCGAAGGCAAGAGCAAAGCGAAACGTAGATAA